Proteins encoded in a region of the Podarcis muralis chromosome 4, rPodMur119.hap1.1, whole genome shotgun sequence genome:
- the LOC114595403 gene encoding olfactory receptor 52K1-like, whose protein sequence is MNTAPNHTFSDPSMFFLSGIPGLESSHGWISILFCSVFATSLLGNSTLLYVIKTDESLHKPMFFFLSMLASIDLTLSLTTMPKTLSIFWFRAREISLTACLVQMFLLHTFSIMESAVLLAMAFDRYVAICHPLRYTTILTNSLVAKIGLVALVRAAVLMLPLPFLLRRLPYCRSHVIAHCYCEHMALVRLACAHTRFNNIYGIIVALFVVVLDLTFIGLSYTKILQTVLSLASKEEQLKAFSTCISHLCAILVFYMPVVLSSVIHRFGHHVAPYIHILLANFYLLFPPMMNPIIYGVKTKQIRDRALLLFHRKSF, encoded by the coding sequence ATGAACACGGCTCCCAACCACACCTTCTCTGACCCCTCAATGTTCTTCCTGTCTGGTATTCCTGGACTGGAAAGCTCCCACGGTTGGATCTCCATACTTTTCTGCTCTGTCTTCGCCACCTCCCTGCTGGGCAACAGCACCCTGCTGTACGTGATCAAGACTGATGAGAGCCTCCACAAACCcatgttcttcttcctctccatGCTGGCCTCCATTGACCTGACCTTGTCCCTCACTACCATGCCCAAAACACTGAGCATCTTCTGGTTCAGGGCCAGGGAAATAAGTCTGACCGCCTGCCTTGTCCAGATGTTTCTCCTCCACACCTTTTCCATCATGGAGTCTGCTGTGCTCTTGGCCATGGCCTTTGATCGCTACGTGGCCATCTGCCACCCTCTGAGGTACACCACCATCCTCACCAATTCCTTGGTAGCCAAAATTGGGCTGGTGGCTTTGGTGCGGGCTGCGGTCCTGATGCTCCCATTGCCCTTCCTGCTTAGGAGATTGCCCTATTGCCGCTCCCACGTCATCGCCCACTGCTACTGTGAACACATGGCGCTGGTGAGATTGGCATGTGCCCACACTCGGTTCAATAACATCTACGGGATCATAGTTGCTCTCTTTGTTGTAGTACTTGATTTGACCTTTATTGGTCTTTCTTACACCAAGATCCTACAAACTGTCCTCAGTCTGGCTTCAAAGGAAGAGCAGCTCAAAGCCTTCAGCACTTGCATCTCTCACCTGTGTGCCATATTGGTTTTCTACATGCCTGTGGTCCTCTCCTCAGTCATCCATAGATTCGGTCACCATGTTGCTCCCTACATACATATCCTGCTGGCCAACTTCTACCTCCTCTTCCCACCCATGATGAACCCCATCATCTATGGGGTGAAGACCAAACAGATACGGGACAgagctctcctcctcttccaccggAAAAGCTTTTGA
- the LOC144327414 gene encoding olfactory receptor 51E2-like, which yields MSLSATNRTHGDSFSFILMGLPGLEGAQFWLAFPLCAMYLVAVVGNCMVVLVVKTEPALHTPMYFFLCMLAAVDLALSTSTMPKLLAFFWFDANEISYGSCLLQMFFIHALSGIESTILLAMAVDRYVAICHPLRHAAIHTNAVTAKVGFVALVRGVIFFLPFPLLIIRLDLCGSTVLTHSYCVHQDVMHLACNDKLPNVVYGLAAILLVMGLDSLLISVSYVMIIKTVLQLKSKEERLRASGTCVAHVCVVLSFYVPLIGLSVVHRFGRDLPVLVHVTMGNVYLLVPPVLNPIVYGARTKEIRERALRIMRIGREGGPH from the coding sequence ATGTCGTTGTCAGCCACTAACAGAACTCATGGCGACTCTTTCTCGTTCATCTTGATGGGCCTACCTGGCCTGGAAGGTGCCCAATTCTGGCTGGCCTTCCCTCTCTGCGCCATGTACCTTGTGGCCGTGGTGGGCAACTGCATGGTGGTGCTTGTTGTGAAGACAGAGCCAGCCCTCCACacacccatgtacttcttcctctgCATGCTGGCTGCTGTGGACCTGGCACTCTCCACCTCTACCATGCCCAAACTCCTCGCCTTCTTTTGGTTTGATGCCAATGAGATCAGCTATGGGAGTTGCCTTCTCCAGATGTTCTTCATCCACGCGCTATCAGGCATTGAGTCCACCATCCTCTTGGCCATGGCTGTGGATCGCTATGTGGCCATCTGCCACCCTCTGAGGCATGCTGCCATCCACACCAATGCAGTGACGGCTAAAGTGGGCTTCGTGGCCCTGGTGAGAGGGgtcatcttcttcctcccttttccATTGCTGATCATCCGCCTGGACCTCTGCGGCTCCACTGTCCTCACACATTCCTATTGTGTTCACCAAGACGTGATGCACCTTGCTTGTAATGACAAGCTGCCCAACGTTGTATATGGCTTGGCTGCCATTCTCCTGGTGATGGGTCTTGATTCTCTGCTCATCTCTGTCTCCTACGTGATGATCATTAAGACCGTCCTGCAGCTGAAGTCAAAGGAGGAGCGCCTCCGGGCTTCTGGGACCTGTGTGGCCCATGTGTGTGTTGTCTTGTCCTTCTACGTGCCCCTGATTGGGCTGTCTGTGGTGCACAGGTTTGGGAGAGACCTTCCTGTGCTGGTTCATGTCACAATGGGCAACGTCTACCTCTTGGTGCCTCCAGTGCTCAACCCCATTGTCTATGGAGCCAGGACCAAGGAGATACGAGAAAGGGCATTGAGGATAATGaggatagggagggagggaggccctcATTGA
- the LOC114595404 gene encoding olfactory receptor 52D1-like translates to MPDTGNISSHGPSSSSFFLLGLPGLENIQVWISIPFCFIYAMAVFGNATLLWIIKTDSSLHKPMYLFLSMLALTDIAMPTCIVPKMLGIFWAGTQEITFAGCLVQMFMIHALCAVESGTLTAMAYDRYVAICSPLSYTTLLTTNTVAKFGAAIGVRAFIIVLPFPFLVKRLPFCHSHLISHSYCEHMAVVKLACGDTTPNNLYGLILSLVIVGADLGFIFVSYGLILHAVFQLPSLEARHKALGTCGAHVGVIIILYTPGLFSFLTHRFGHNIPHHVHIFLANIYLMVPAMLNPIVYGAKTKEIRERVLSALGLRKSAS, encoded by the coding sequence ATGCCAGACACTGGCAACATTAGCAGCCatggcccttcctcctcctccttctttctccTGGGTCTCCCAGGTCTGGAGAACATACAGGTTTGGATCTCCATCCCCTTCTGCTTCATCTATGCCATGGCTGTCTTTGGCAATGCCACCCTGCTCTGGATCATCAAGACTGATTCCAGCCTCCACAAGCCCATGTACCTCTTCCTCTCCATGCTGGCTTTGACAGATATAGCCATGCCCACCTGCATCGTTCCCAAGATGCTGGGCATCTTCTGGGCTGGCACCCAAGAGATCACCTTTGCTGGCTGCCTGGTGCAGATGTTCATGATCCATGCCCTCTGTGCGGTGGAGTCTGGGACCCTCACTGCCATGGCTTATGACCGCTACGTGGCCATCTGCTCCCCACTCAGCTACACAACATTACTGACGACAAACACTGTGGCAAAGTTTGGTGCTGCTATCGGGGTCCGGGCCTTCATCATTGTCTTgccctttcctttcctggtgAAGAGACTGCCGTTCTGCCACTCCCACCTTATATCCCATTCCTACTGTGAACATATGGCAGTAGTGAAGCTCGCATGTGGGGACACCACACCCAACAACCTCTATGGGTTGATACTATCCCTTGTCattgtcggtgctgaccttggcTTTATCTTCGTCTCCTATGGACTGATCCTACATGCTGTTTTCCAGCTGCCCTCACTGGAGGCCAGGCACAAGGCCCTGGGTACCTGTGGGGCCCACGTTGGGGTCATCATCATCCTCTACACACCgggcctcttttctttcctcacCCACCGCTTTGGACACAACATCCCTCACCACGTCCACATCTTCCTGGCAAACATCTATCTCATGGTTCCAGCCATGCTCAACCCCATTGTTTATGGTGCCAAGACCAAGGAGATCCGTGAGCGGGTGCTGAGTGCACTGGGGCTGAGGAAGAGTGCCTCCTAG